tatatatatatatatatatatatatatatatagagatgtgtgtatatatatatatatagatagatagatagaaagatagatagatggatatttgtatgtatatatgcatattttttgtatgtatatatatatatatatacatatatacatatttgtatgtatatatagatgtgaaaatatacatgtatacacacacacacacacacacacacacacacacacacacacacacacacacacacacacacacacacacacacacacacacacagacacacacacacacacacatacacacacacacacacacacacacacacacacacacacacacacacacacacacacacacacacacacacacacacacacacacacacacacacacacacacacacacatacacatacacatacacatacatatatatatacatatatatatatatacatatacatacacatacacatacacatacacatacacatacacatacacatatatatacatatacatatatatatatatatacatatatatataaatatatatatttatatatatatacttatatatatacatatatatatacatatatatatacatatatatatatacatttgtatataaatatatatatatatatatatatatatatatatatatatatatatatatatatatatatatatatatatatatatatacatacacgtatatatacatacacgtatatatacatatacgtatatatatatatatatatacatatatatatatatatatatatatatatacatacatatatatatacgtatatatatacatatatatacgtatatatatacatatatatatatacgtatatatatacatatatatacgtatatatatacatatatatacatatatatatataaatatatatacatatatatatatatatatataaatatatatatccatatatgtatatatatatatatatatatttatatgtaaatatatatatgtatatatatatatatatgtaaatatatatatatgtatatatatgtatagatatatgtatatatatgtatagatatatgtatatatatatatgtatgtatatatatgtatatatatatatgtatataaatatatatgtatatatatatgtaaatatatatgtatttatatatatgtatatatatatatgtttatatatatatatgtatatatatatttatatatatatgtatatatatatgtaaatatatatatatgtatatacatatatatatatatatatatgtatatatgtatatatatatatatgtatatatatgtatgtatatatatatatgtatatatatatatgtatatatatatatgtatatatatatatgtatatatatatatgtatatatatatgtatatatatatgtatatatatatgtatatatatgtatatatatatgtatatatatgtatatatatatgtatatatatatacatatacatatacatatatatatatatatatatatatatatatatatatatacatatatatatatatagatttgtgtatatatatatatagatagatagatagatagatagatagatggatatttgtatgtatatatgcatattttttgtatgtatatatatatatatatatatatatatatatatacatatatacatatttttatgtatatatagatgtgaaaatatacatgtatacacacacacacacacacacacacacacacacacacacacacacacacacacacacacacacacacacacacacacacatacacacacacacacacacacacacacacacacacatacacacacacacatacacacacacacacacacacacacaaacacacacacacacacacatacacatacacatacacatacatatatatatatatacatatatatatatacatatacatacacatacacatacacatacacatacacatccacatccacatacacatacacatacacacacacacacacacacatacacacgcatacatacacacgcatacatagagactcatacatacacacacatacatacacacacatacacacgtacacacacacatacacacgtacacacacacatacacacacagacacacacacacacacacacacacacacacacacacacacacacacatacacacacacacacacacacacacacacacatgcacacatacacacacacacacacgcacacacacacacacatatgcaaacacacacacgcataaacatacacacatacacacagacacatacacacacgcacacacacgcacacacacacacacacacacacacacacacacacacacacacacacacacacacacactcacatacacacacacacacatacacaaacacgtacaaacacacacacacgtacacacacacacacacacactcacatacacacacacacacatatacaaacacgtacacacatatacacacacacacatatacacacacacatacacacatacacacgtacacacacacacacatacacacacacacacacacacacacacacacacacacacacacacacacacacacacacacacacacacacacacacacatacacacacacatacacacatacacatacacacacacacacatacacacacacacacacacacacacacacacacacacacacacacacacacacacacacacacacacacacacacacacacacacacacacacacacacacacacatacacacacacacacacacacacacacacacacaaacacaaacacacacacacacacacacacacacacacacacgcacacgcacatacacacgcacacatgtacacacacagacaaacgcacacatgcacacacacagacaaacacacacacacacacacacagacaaacacacacacgcgcacatgcatgcacatatacacacatatatacacacagacatatacacaaatacctacatacatacctacatacatatatacatacatacatacaaaaacacacacatacacacacatacacacacagatagcccAGTTAGATATGCAAAATGAGATAGCTGTCCTTGTATGTTTGTATTGTATCTGTTGAGATTTAGCATCTAAATAAGtattatatgagtatgtatatatatttttttaatgtaatgaTGAGAGTTGCCTTTACCCTTATTTTTCCTCTCATGAAACATTTACATATCATTAGCTTTGTGAGACTAAAGAGGAAATCCAATAGTTTAATGCTTTGTATTAGGTTCACAGTAGGCACAGTTGAAGTAAATAAAATTTTGCACAGGTAATGGCCACGAAGGAGACCAAGAAGGTGTTGTGGAGGCAGCATTAATGGCTGAGTGCAGTGTTGGGGACTCCCCTAAAGTAGGAAATAGACGGTTTTCGCCTGACCGttcccctcatcctcatattACCAGAGAAATCTTAGAGAAGCATGGTTCCTATGCTCTGGATTTTCGTGGAGAAGCACTTACATTTAAGGTAGAGTTTATAAGCTGGAACCTGTTGACAttgacttgtttgtttgttgatttttaattcctttaccttttcctttatctGCGGACAACAAAATTCATTACGGTAAAGGAATCTCCTCTACAGCTGCTTATAAGTTTGTTTATTAACACATTGTTGCCAGGGATGGCATGTATGCACATGGAGTGTctagtattttttgtttatttattgtgtttatgCATAGATTGTTCCACAATTGCCaacctatccctttctcttgatTTTCAGAAGTATTATTTCTTGAAAACTCTAGAAAAGGGGAAATCAGGACATGGTCTATTAATTGACACCATGGTGGCTGAGTTAGTGGACATTACATGTTCCTGGTGGCAGTGGGTTAATTGATTGTCTTTAACATTTTGAACTGGAGTAATATTTTGCCTAGTTGTGTGTGATTTGTCATTTACATGCCAACagcattttttgtttaatttttttgcaTAAATAAGGGCTTTGCAATGTGTTTGTATCTAATTTGGCATTAATCATTTAATTTAtacttttacttctccttctcaagATTTCTTGCTAATGccatatattcattattaattcaTCATCCCTTGTGTATTTTACCCAGGCATATTGTATAGCTTTCACTTTAGGATGATCTCTGTTAAGCTTCATGCACTTTTCCAAAGACTTACACTTTTAGTGCAAATTGGTTGATATAGAAACAAGGAATTGTTTGAAATGTTTTGAAGACCAAAGAAAAATATTGCAACTTTTTTGTCTTGTATCATACAGGCAACAACTGCAGGAATCCTAACCACATTAAGTCATTGTGTGGAAGTCATGAACCAAAGAGAAGAGTCCTTTAAGAGGCGACTTGAACGTGAAGCGGAGAAAAGAAAGCGACTAGAGGAAAAACTAAAACATGCTCTTGCGCACAGCACACAGGAGGCACAGCCTAACAGAAGAGTGGTAGTTATGGGTGGACCAGACTATGAGGTgagtgaaaatggtgatgatgtaaGGAGACCTCAGGCTGCTTTTGTTTTATATGGAAtaggtttggtgttttttttctttgtcttttacttGTAGAATTTGTTTATGATCACAACATTGCACTAGACAGTCTTTTCAGGGAGACAGGTCAAGGGTCCTATATGTATTTGTTAGTGTAATTAACTTCATACACATTGGAAAGTGATAGGTTacattataattacattaatttGCTTTGAATATAGACTGATGTTTAGGGAGTGATTAATTAAGCTGTGATTTTAGTAACCAATGTGTTTAaatgatccccccccccacagccatAACTAACTTTCATACATATGATACTGAAATTATTTAGCAGAATGACTGCTTTCCTTATCAACTTGTAATTTTCAGTATATAAATGTGTCAGGTTCTTGTATTTTCTATCAATTTCTCTTACATTTTGCACATTTTGTTGCTGATATCAACAGGAAGGACCTCATAGTGTCATAGGAGAGGATGAATTCTTTGATGCAGTTGAGTCAGCGCTGGACaaaatggatgaggaggaggaattccGTGAACGTCTACGCCAGAAGCAACTAGCAGCGCCTCAAAAGTCTGCAACTACACATCCTCTTTGGCCACAGGttggtctttttttatttgtgtactaTTGTtaatgtctgattttttttcactGAATAGCTTGTGTGTTTTGATTTTATGAAGTTCTATTAGTAatattttgttgtttctgttttatcaGATTGAAAAGCTGACGATAGAGCAACTTGGTTATGCACAACAAGACGTGGAAGGAGGTGTTTGGCAATTATTTGCTGAAGAAGGTGAAATGAAAATGTACCGAAGAGAGCTTGAGGAAGATGGCTTGGTGGTTGACCCTCTGAAGGCAGTTCACCAAGTCAGAGGTGCTACTGCCCATGAAATGGTCCATCACTTCTGGTCACCAGATGTTAGATTTGAGTGGGATAGTAAGTTTCCTTTGCACTATGATAGATTGACCTGTTATTTGTGGTTTCTTACTTCCTTTCACATAGCATAATCAATGAGCTTTATAAAAGGAAGTATTGAAAgtgattattttcatctttagggaggaaaatggacagagagaagctgagacgagacagacagacagacagacagacagacagacagacagacagacagacagacagacagacagacagacagacagggagaggggcagagtcagagagccagagaggggtggagagaaagagaattgataaTGAAAGGATATGAAAGCAAATCACAAATGCAAAACAAATATCTACTTCATGACAAAATATCCTGGTGCACATGGCAGGTGCATAAGAGATATGCTTAAGctataagagaggagaggagagggagaggagaggagaggagaggagaggagaggagaggagaggagaggagagggagagagaagaggagaggagagagaagaggagaggagagagaagaggagaggagagagaagaggagaggggagagagaagaggagaggagagagaagaggagaggagagagaagaggagaggagagggggagagaggggaggagaggagagaggagaaagaaagagagagagagagagagagagcattaaaaCATATTATGTATGGAAAGACAATATTAAGCCTTGAGACAAAAATATGCACTAGGAGGCATACATATGGTTTGTTGATGGGGACTAGTGAGTGCTAAGGGAATAAGGGAGTCAGCATAtttataggagggagggggagtatataatgataatccatATTTTGTACACACAATGTTCATTTGCAAGTAGGAAAGGAGTGAGATGTGCACCAGGAGGTGCTTATATGTTTGGTTTAGGAAGACAAAAAGGCACTAAAAGATGAGAAAATAGTGGTGGACATTGAAAGGTATAGCTAGATGGAATGTGGCAAACAGTACTTGAATTGCATCTTTACACTCCCAGTCTCCTATTGACAGTGAAAAATATGTGGGTAACTAGACTGCTAGTTTTGAAGAAATTATGCTTGGTCAAATGCCTTTGGACTATATGTAAAAACTGAATGTAAACTCCGATAAGAATTGGATATATTTGGATATGATGGTGTATTTTTCTTGATCTGTGGAAGATTATGTCAACCAAGATTTTTCTTGATATAAAAGAGTATGTTTGTGAGAAAGGAAAATTGAGCAACCCCACATATTTTAGGGTTTTCACCTGAATATGAAGGTGAATTTTTAAAACATTGAATTGAAATAAATGTTTGTACGTAAAATAACTACTCCAAAAAGAACTTATTATAATTGATTATAAAAGGTACTAATGAGATTTGATGTCATGCTTGCTTCATAAGATAGGGCATTCTTGCTCATGGACTGCTGTCTTACCCCTCCTTGGTTTCTCTGGGCTCACCATGTGCACATCACCCCTACCTGGCATTTCTACTGTTTCATCGCTATTAGTCTATTAGTACAATTTCTGAGTCGGTATAAGGATGAACTGTAGGTGCATATTCATCAACATTCATTCATTCCTGTATTCACTGGAGCCATGCAGGGGGCTAGATTTATGCAGGTTTAATAAAAATGAGCAAAAGACGAGTTAGAATGCCTTATCAGTGTTTAAAGGTATTTAAGAACAGCAGATGCGCCAGACCCCACCACCGAACAATTGTGGCAGGTCCATGCAGCAAATTAGGAAATTTGATATATTCCTTAGGGAAATTTTTGCTAGAAAAGTAATTGAACTGGATAACTGGTGGCTGGAAATTGATTGTTGACTTGTATTATGTTGAAAACAGACATTCTAATGCATATCAAATACTAGACTATGATTATCACAGAAGATAAGTTTACTGAgtagaaaataaggaggaaagatTTCCAGAACAACAGGGGCCTTTGAAATTAGATACTTGAATTAATTTGTGTTAGATGGTACAGATCTTTGTAGTTATATGCAGGTGTGAAGGAATTGaactgtatgatttttttttacttttaatcagCTGCTCCATGAGATAGTTTTTAATGAGTATGTTATTACcatttaatttttcattcattGTTTAGAATTATAAAGCCCCAATATAACCTTTCGTAAAACTTTTCAGCAAGCATAGAGCAGATGACAGTCTTAGACAGGATATCTGCGGACACACTCATATTCCTGCAGCTTCACAAAAGAGTTTGGCCAACTGCTCAACGTGATGCCCTGTTCTGGTCGCACATACGGGAGATATCATCCTCTGACCCAGCCAATGGCAAAGCCCATGACACCTGGATAGTCTGCAATCAGTCTGCTGAACATCCTGATGCTCCAGTTAGTATGATGATGGTTATTTtcaataaattattatatatatatctcagtaaGTGTGAGTCATTGTAATGGTtacaaacgtgtgtatgtgtgtgtgcatgattacgTGCACAcgtgtgttcatttgtttgtatgttttctgtAATGCACATATGTTTGTTGACTGttgattatatgttttttttagatttgtgcATATTAAAAACTAATTTCCAGTTGTTTATGGAAGACTGGTAAAAATGGATCAGATATATGTCAAAGATTGGAGGTAATTTATAATTTCTTAATTTCAGAATGATGGGAAATATGTCCGAATAGACTTGACAGTATGTTTTGTGTGCCAAACATTTATTGACCCTCCACCAGCTGAGGGACAGCCTATAACACGAGACAATCTGTTGGTTAAAATAACTTACTGCTCAGTAGGTATGtatcatatagattatatattctgTATCTTTTTTAACAGAGAACTAATAAATATTGTagatgttcttttattttttgcaaaagtctttagattgtttttttattcactttttctgGTGTGCACTTGCATGTAGGGGTCCTTCATCTTCTCTGATCTTGAGGAAAAGAGATATTTTAATTGTATTATTTCGTAGTTAACCCATTAACACCGGTATATCTTGAAACCAAAAATTAAAGATTCTGGGCGGCTACAAAGTCTGTCCGCTCGCCGGCCGCGGCAAGCTGCTGTGTCGGAgcgcgagccccgatacagcgtcacactggcgggacgcccggcaatgtttattttttcatgtgtctcatatgtgggatacCCCATCGTGAATGGGTTAAGCATAAAGTCAAGTTTTAAGATTTAATATATTATTAGCCCAGTTACTTATTTGATAGAGACAAATCTCATGCAAAATTGAAAAGCTCATTAAGTGAAGATTTTGAGCttgatttgttttcattatccatGTTGAGTAACATCAGTTATTGTCTAAATATAAGTGATATTGAAGTTTATGAAATAGCTGGACCAAAAATGGCTGCAAACAGGTAATGCTAACATTTGTGTGATAGCAGGACCAAAAAGGGCTGTTAACTCACTGCTTGAATATTTGTCCTATGATAACTGAAGCTGCCAAAGTTTCCTAGTAGAATTTCTGCCTTTACAGTTAACCCTGGAGGATGGGCCCCAGCTTCAGTTCTACGGGCTGTGTACAAACGTGAGTATCCAAAGTTCCTGAAGAGGTTTACCCAGTATGTTGTGGACAAGTGTGCTGACCAGCCCATTGCCTTCTCGGGGTTGAAGATCAAGGACCACAGCAAACACTGGAGGGGTTGATGGAGTCCTGcttggagggagaaagaacaatTGTTAAAGAAGAGTTTAAATGAATATTGTGCAAATGTAATACAGTTTTAAATGTAGTGATGATAGCACAAATGGTAGCCATCAACTGGGCAGACATTCCTCGATTTATGGAGTTCTTAGGTTCCTGAAGCTAGTACATAAGCCAAAAATAATTTAAGACCAATGAAAAGTAAATGTTTTTACAGAAAAATacaagtgtgcacacacacactcatgtggaCGGatatgcacacgctcacacacacgcacgcacgcaagcacacacacacacgcacagacacacacacgcacagacacacacacacgcacagacacacacacacgcacagacacacacacacgcacagacacacacacacgcacagacacacacacacgcacagacacacacacacgcacagacacacacacacgcacagacacacacatacgcactcacgcacacatacgcacatacacacacacacacagacacacacatacgcacagacacacacatacgcactcacacacataaacacacatacgcactcacacacaaacacacacacacacacacacacacacacccacacacacacacacatacacacacacacacacacacacacacacacacacatacacacatacacacacacacatacacacacatacacacacatacacacacacacacacacacacacacacacacacacacacacacacacacacacacacacacacacaaacacaaacacacacacacacacaaacacacacacacacacacacacataaacacacacacacatacacacatgcacgcacacatgcaggcacacacacgcatgcacacaaacacacatatccttaaaagcactcacacacatgcacacatgtggtacacgtgcgtgtgcacacacataaacattcacacatacacacacgcacatacacacacacacacacacacacacacacacacacacacacacacacaca
This genomic stretch from Penaeus vannamei isolate JL-2024 chromosome 28, ASM4276789v1, whole genome shotgun sequence harbors:
- the cert gene encoding ceramide transfer protein (The sequence of the model RefSeq protein was modified relative to this genomic sequence to represent the inferred CDS: added 343 bases not found in genome assembly), with product MTEDFGGVTMSDEDSEEDTQLHPYQCRQPTELQGTVSKWTNYIHGWQNRYMVLKEGTMSYYKNQDETAFGCRGSISVQRAHVKPHEIDECRFDICLNDCVWYLRTGTEEEKHQWVDAIEQHKLETNGLRRHGSAVSLTSNTLSTTSGSSFKRSKGLKEKLAEIDTYRDILIRQMETLQSYFDACAETYKDIKNNEATCNGHEGDQEGVVEAALMAECSVGDSPKVGNRRFSPDRSPHPHITREILEKHGSYALDFRGEALTFKATTAGILTTLSHCVEVMNQREESFKRRLEREAEKRKRLEEKLKHALAHSTQEAQPNRRVVVMGGPDYEEGPHSVIGEDEFFDAVESALDKMDEEEEFRERLRQKQLAAPQKSATTHPLWPQIEKLTIEQLGYAQQDVEGGVWQLFAEEGEMKMYRRELEEDGLVVDPLKAVHQVRGATAHEMVHHFWSPDVRFEWDTSIEQMTVLDRISADTLIFLQLHKRVWPTAQRDALFWSHIREISSSDPANGKAHDTWIVCNQSAEHPDAPNDGKYVRIDLTVCFVCQTFIDPPPAEGQPITRDNLLVKITYCSVVNPGGWAPASVLRAVYKREYPKFLKRFTQYVVDKCADQPIAFSGLKIKDHSKHWRG